A stretch of the Geovibrio thiophilus genome encodes the following:
- a CDS encoding RimK family protein: MTNIIVVNTPSEWKFDTPDARVVSAWNYLTDPEFNTMKKAKVFNLCRSYQYQSYGYYVSLLAAARNHIPYPNVMTIQDFKSKAFAKLISDEIDELIQKSLGHLTSESFTLSIYFGRNLAKRYDKLSSRLFGMFVAPMVRADFVKLKEKWMIHAIAPISMTQVPEEHFGFVEQAAREFFVRKPRAAQKKNYRFDLAILTNASEKTPPSDDVAIQRFMKAAEKEGVNAEIISKDDYTRIPEFDALFIRETTSVNHHTYRFSRKAETEGLVVMDDPASILRCTNKVYLSELMQKNKIPTPKTTILHRHNMNHAKKVLPFPIILKQPDSSFSQGVVKVNDEKEYKEAMEKLLDKSALVVAQEFMPTSFDWRVGVIGGKPIYVCRYFMHGNHWQIVECDENGQLHNGKFDTMPVEAAPAGVVELALKATKCIGNSLYGVDIKQVGDKFYVIEVNDNPSIESDVEDNVLGKKLYEIIIGEFVNRLVARKVK; the protein is encoded by the coding sequence ATGACAAATATTATAGTAGTTAACACACCCTCAGAATGGAAGTTCGACACTCCCGACGCAAGAGTGGTTTCCGCATGGAACTACCTCACAGACCCTGAATTCAACACCATGAAAAAAGCTAAGGTTTTCAACCTCTGCCGTTCATACCAGTACCAGAGCTACGGATACTATGTTTCGCTTCTGGCGGCAGCCAGAAACCATATACCCTATCCGAATGTTATGACCATTCAGGACTTTAAGTCAAAGGCGTTCGCGAAGCTTATTTCCGATGAAATAGACGAGCTTATACAGAAGAGCCTCGGACATCTCACATCCGAAAGCTTTACCTTAAGCATATACTTCGGGCGCAACCTCGCCAAGAGATACGACAAGCTCAGCTCACGCCTTTTCGGAATGTTCGTTGCCCCCATGGTGCGGGCGGACTTTGTGAAGCTCAAGGAAAAGTGGATGATCCACGCCATAGCTCCCATATCCATGACGCAGGTTCCGGAAGAGCACTTCGGCTTTGTGGAGCAGGCTGCCAGAGAGTTCTTCGTCCGTAAGCCCAGAGCAGCCCAGAAAAAGAACTACCGATTCGACCTTGCCATACTCACCAATGCCTCTGAAAAGACCCCACCCTCTGACGATGTGGCGATTCAGCGTTTCATGAAAGCTGCTGAGAAGGAAGGGGTAAACGCTGAGATAATCAGCAAGGACGACTACACCCGCATACCCGAGTTTGACGCGCTCTTCATAAGAGAGACCACCAGCGTAAACCACCATACATATCGTTTCTCCCGCAAGGCGGAGACGGAAGGGCTTGTTGTGATGGACGACCCCGCCTCGATCCTACGCTGCACCAACAAGGTTTATCTGTCCGAGCTTATGCAGAAAAACAAGATACCCACGCCCAAAACCACCATTCTGCACAGGCACAACATGAACCACGCAAAGAAGGTTCTCCCCTTCCCGATCATCCTCAAGCAGCCTGACAGCTCATTCTCTCAGGGTGTGGTGAAGGTCAATGACGAGAAGGAATACAAGGAAGCCATGGAAAAGCTCCTCGACAAGTCCGCCCTTGTGGTGGCGCAGGAGTTCATGCCCACCAGCTTTGACTGGCGTGTGGGAGTAATAGGCGGAAAGCCGATTTACGTCTGCCGTTACTTCATGCACGGCAATCACTGGCAGATTGTGGAATGCGATGAAAACGGGCAGCTCCACAACGGAAAATTCGACACAATGCCCGTTGAAGCCGCCCCCGCCGGAGTAGTGGAGCTTGCCCTCAAGGCGACTAAGTGCATAGGCAACTCACTCTACGGAGTGGATATAAAACAGGTCGGCGATAAATTCTACGTCATAGAGGTAAACGATAACCCAAGCATAGAATCTGATGTTGAGGACAATGTGCTGGGCAAAAAGCTCTATGAGATAATCATCGGCGAATTTGTGAACAGGCTTGTCGCGAGGAAGGTAAAGTAA
- a CDS encoding C39 family peptidase: MNRDMNISILPQPDDTSCGPTCLHAVYSYYGEDIELSTLRDEITELETGGTLAVILGLHALKKGYKATIYSYNLMVFDPTWFRLPPDGMIKKLKMQMEVKNDSKLRYTSKKYIEFLTLGGELKFADLSPALIRKYLDRQTPIITALSATYLYRSPREIPENTDYDDLRGEPSGHFVVITGYDKPAKKVSVADPMLPNPFMKTSRYSVRMTHLINAILLGVLTYDAKLLVIEKNETDGDVQK, encoded by the coding sequence ATGAACAGAGACATGAACATAAGCATTCTTCCGCAGCCGGATGATACCTCCTGCGGTCCGACATGCCTTCACGCCGTTTATTCCTACTACGGCGAAGACATAGAGCTTTCTACCCTCAGAGATGAAATAACCGAGCTGGAAACAGGCGGAACCCTCGCCGTGATCCTCGGTCTGCACGCACTGAAAAAGGGCTATAAAGCAACGATTTACTCTTACAACCTTATGGTTTTCGACCCTACATGGTTCAGGCTGCCCCCTGACGGTATGATTAAAAAGCTGAAAATGCAGATGGAAGTGAAAAATGACAGCAAACTGCGCTATACTTCCAAAAAGTATATAGAGTTCCTAACACTCGGCGGTGAGCTGAAGTTCGCGGATCTCTCCCCTGCCCTCATACGGAAATATCTGGACAGGCAGACTCCCATAATAACGGCGCTGAGCGCCACATACCTTTACCGCAGCCCGAGAGAGATACCTGAGAACACCGACTATGACGACCTGAGAGGCGAACCCTCCGGTCACTTTGTTGTCATAACCGGATACGATAAACCGGCGAAAAAAGTGAGCGTGGCTGATCCCATGCTCCCCAACCCGTTTATGAAAACAAGCCGCTACAGCGTAAGGATGACGCATCTTATAAATGCCATCCTTCTGGGCGTTCTCACATACGATGCCAAACTGCTGGTTATCGAAAAAAATGAAACGGACGGTGATGTGCAGAAATGA
- a CDS encoding DMT family protein, which produces MFRTVFLLVLSNIFMTYAWYGHLKTLRDKPLMIAILVSWGVAFFEYCLQVPANRHGFGMFTLPQLKVMQEIITMGVFAVFAVWYMNVPVTRNFFYASMCLVGAAYFIFRDAAAL; this is translated from the coding sequence TTGTTCCGCACAGTTTTTCTTCTCGTTTTGTCCAACATTTTCATGACCTACGCATGGTACGGTCATCTCAAGACTCTCAGAGACAAGCCGCTTATGATCGCTATTCTTGTTTCGTGGGGCGTTGCTTTTTTTGAATACTGTCTTCAGGTTCCGGCAAACAGGCACGGCTTCGGCATGTTTACCCTGCCTCAGCTCAAGGTTATGCAGGAGATAATAACCATGGGGGTATTCGCAGTTTTCGCAGTGTGGTATATGAATGTGCCTGTGACACGGAACTTTTTCTACGCTTCTATGTGTCTGGTGGGTGCCGCGTATTTCATATTCAGAGACGCTGCGGCTCTTTAA
- a CDS encoding formate/nitrite transporter family protein, whose amino-acid sequence MRKFLTPPEMTEAMLETAAAKCALPASRAFVLALLAGAYIGFAAHLATMVTTGSTEWVGVQRFLTGAVFSFGLMLAVIPGSELWTGNTMMIAGVADKRITAADMLRNWMIVYTGNLIGAVLLALLVVKGTGLTDGQFGATAIKIAYAKTAEPVYGIEHQYAYFFRGLLCNWLVCLAILIAMSAQDIGGKILGIFFPIMAFVASGFEHSVANMYFIPAGIFAKSFPAAVTASGLEPASLSVLGWGSMFTGNIIAVTLGNLAGGGLMVACAMLFAYGGKNRKQHVK is encoded by the coding sequence ATGCGGAAATTCCTCACCCCTCCCGAAATGACCGAAGCCATGCTTGAAACCGCCGCCGCAAAATGCGCTCTGCCTGCTTCCAGAGCATTTGTTTTGGCGCTTCTGGCGGGAGCGTACATAGGCTTTGCCGCACATCTGGCTACCATGGTAACCACAGGCAGCACAGAGTGGGTCGGTGTTCAGCGGTTCCTCACCGGAGCGGTGTTCTCCTTCGGGCTCATGCTGGCTGTCATCCCGGGGTCTGAGCTTTGGACAGGGAATACGATGATGATCGCAGGGGTTGCGGATAAAAGGATAACCGCCGCTGACATGCTGCGGAACTGGATGATAGTTTACACGGGCAATCTCATAGGCGCCGTGCTTCTCGCCCTGCTTGTGGTGAAGGGAACCGGACTGACTGACGGGCAGTTCGGTGCTACGGCGATAAAGATCGCCTATGCCAAAACCGCTGAACCTGTCTACGGGATAGAGCATCAATACGCTTACTTCTTCAGGGGGCTTTTATGCAACTGGCTGGTGTGCCTAGCTATTCTCATAGCGATGAGTGCGCAGGACATTGGCGGGAAAATACTCGGAATCTTTTTTCCCATAATGGCTTTTGTCGCCAGCGGGTTTGAGCACTCAGTGGCGAATATGTACTTCATCCCTGCCGGTATATTCGCCAAATCCTTTCCCGCGGCAGTCACTGCAAGCGGGCTTGAGCCGGCGTCCCTTTCTGTTCTCGGCTGGGGGAGCATGTTCACCGGAAACATAATCGCCGTAACCCTCGGAAACCTTGCCGGAGGCGGGCTCATGGTCGCATGCGCCATGCTGTTCGCATACGGCGGGAAAAACAGAAAGCAACACGTCAAATAA